The nucleotide window AAAGAATGTTCAGAGTACTCAAAAATCTGCCTGTAATGAAATGGAAGGCAGGGCAGAAACTTAATACTTAAAATTGTCGCTTGGGGGTCCGTCCCAATAGGAATCGCGCCAATACATCGTCGTAACTTTCATTAATGAGGATGCGATGATAATCGATCTCGGTATCCTGAATGACCGTGTTCATATTTTCGAGATACATTTCAAGTGCACGCTGGTATTGTGCACCGATGACAGTCGGATCCGCCAATACAGGTTCGCCGCCCTCGAGATCAACGAAACGCATTGGACGATCGAATTCCAACGCCAACTCGCGTTGCTCCAACAGATGAAACACCGCGACATCGTGTTTACGGAATCGCAAATGCTCAAAACAGTTCCGAACGATTTCGGGTTCGATGAACAGATCGGAAAGAACAACGATGAGTGCCCTTTGCGAGACACGTTCAGCGGTTTCGTGGAGAACGTTTGCCAACCCCGTCTCACCAGCAGCTTCCATCGCGCCCAATTCATCAAGGACTGCGCTCAGATGCGTTGCACTCCGTTTCGGTGGGATCTCTTTATGGAACCCTGTGCCTGCACAATAGAGTCCGACAGCATCACCTTGCTGTGCCGCGATATAGGCTAAAGTTCCAGCGATACGACGGGCATAGTCCAGTTTACTCGTCCCGTTATACGCGAAGTTCATGGAACCACTGGTATCAACGACCAAACACATCCGTAAATTGGTATCAGCCTCAAACTCTTTGATGTAGTAGCGATCGTTCCGTGCGTAAGCCCGCCAATCAAGTCTTCGGGGGTCATCGCCGGGTACGTACTTCCGGTACTCCGCAAACTCAAGACTC belongs to Candidatus Poribacteria bacterium and includes:
- a CDS encoding DUF58 domain-containing protein, which translates into the protein MLQLKRDYLDQKVLERLSTLQLHARLPMIGSVSGKHRSPIRGSSLEFAEYRKYVPGDDPRRLDWRAYARNDRYYIKEFEADTNLRMCLVVDTSGSMNFAYNGTSKLDYARRIAGTLAYIAAQQGDAVGLYCAGTGFHKEIPPKRSATHLSAVLDELGAMEAAGETGLANVLHETAERVSQRALIVVLSDLFIEPEIVRNCFEHLRFRKHDVAVFHLLEQRELALEFDRPMRFVDLEGGEPVLADPTVIGAQYQRALEMYLENMNTVIQDTEIDYHRILINESYDDVLARFLLGRTPKRQF